One Methylosinus sp. C49 DNA segment encodes these proteins:
- the apaG gene encoding Co2+/Mg2+ efflux protein ApaG, which produces MYIAITRDIQVTALPDFLHEQSDPANDRFVWSYTIEIANLGKERVQLLSRHWIIIDAYGRKEEVKGPGVVGEQPVLEPGETFRYASGCPLATPSGLMKGSYTMITTDGETFDIEVPAFSLDSPLSKPTLN; this is translated from the coding sequence ATGTATATAGCCATCACAAGAGACATTCAGGTCACTGCTCTGCCGGACTTTCTCCACGAGCAGTCGGACCCCGCCAACGATCGCTTCGTCTGGTCCTACACGATCGAGATCGCCAATCTCGGCAAGGAGCGTGTCCAACTCCTGTCACGTCACTGGATCATCATCGACGCGTACGGGCGCAAGGAAGAAGTGAAGGGGCCGGGAGTGGTCGGCGAGCAGCCGGTTCTCGAGCCCGGCGAGACGTTCCGCTACGCCTCCGGCTGTCCGCTCGCGACGCCCTCGGGACTGATGAAGGGAAGCTACACGATGATCACCACCGACGGCGAGACCTTCGACATAGAGGTGCCGGCTTTCTCGCTGGACAGCCCGCTCTCCAAGCCGACGCTGAACTGA
- the argE gene encoding acetylornithine deacetylase — translation MSEDISTIERAIELTGRLVAFDTESSKSNLALIDFVESYLRAQDVPCIRAPNATGDKAAIFATIGPPIAGGVVLSGHTDVVPVTGQSWTADPFTLRREGDRLLGRGAVDMKGFGAVCLAMIPEFKAAGLTRPIHIFLSYDEETTCLGPLDLLGRLGYDLPRPAAAVIGEPTSMQVADAHKSVTTFVTRVRGYEIHSANLHRGVSAVHVALLLGAELLRIGEELAAAGDPTGRFDPPYSTLHIGVIEGGTARNIVAKDCVFHWEVRGVPGTDAARIVEERLSAYSAELTQKFFAPFPGTGIETRMEVAVPGLAPQPGSPAETLALRLARANRTIAVPYASEAGHFQQTGIPSVICGPGRIDEAHQPDEYIEVGELAACVDFMRGLARELGA, via the coding sequence ATGTCAGAGGACATTTCGACGATCGAGCGCGCGATCGAGCTGACCGGGCGGCTCGTCGCTTTCGACACGGAGAGCTCCAAATCCAATCTGGCGCTCATCGATTTCGTCGAATCCTATCTGCGCGCGCAGGATGTGCCCTGCATTCGCGCGCCCAACGCGACGGGCGACAAGGCGGCGATCTTCGCGACGATCGGCCCGCCGATCGCCGGGGGCGTGGTGCTTTCCGGCCATACGGATGTGGTGCCGGTGACGGGCCAGAGCTGGACGGCCGATCCCTTCACCCTGCGTCGCGAGGGCGACCGGCTGCTCGGGCGCGGCGCCGTCGACATGAAGGGCTTCGGAGCCGTCTGCCTCGCTATGATTCCCGAGTTCAAGGCGGCGGGGCTGACGCGGCCGATCCACATCTTCCTCAGCTATGACGAGGAGACGACCTGCCTCGGCCCGCTCGATCTCCTGGGGCGCCTCGGCTACGACCTGCCGCGTCCGGCCGCCGCCGTCATCGGCGAGCCGACTTCCATGCAGGTCGCCGACGCGCATAAGAGCGTGACGACCTTCGTCACCAGGGTCCGCGGCTATGAGATTCATTCCGCCAATCTGCATCGCGGCGTCAGCGCGGTGCATGTCGCTCTGCTGCTCGGCGCGGAGCTGCTGCGAATCGGCGAGGAACTGGCCGCGGCGGGCGACCCCACCGGGCGCTTCGACCCGCCCTACTCCACTCTGCATATCGGCGTGATAGAGGGCGGCACGGCGCGCAACATCGTCGCCAAGGACTGCGTCTTCCATTGGGAGGTGCGCGGCGTGCCGGGAACCGACGCGGCCCGAATCGTCGAGGAGAGGCTTTCCGCCTATTCGGCGGAGCTGACGCAGAAGTTTTTTGCTCCCTTCCCGGGAACGGGAATAGAGACGCGAATGGAGGTGGCCGTTCCGGGCCTCGCGCCGCAGCCGGGCTCACCGGCGGAGACTCTGGCGCTACGGCTCGCCCGCGCCAATCGCACCATCGCGGTCCCCTACGCCTCAGAGGCCGGACACTTCCAGCAGACCGGCATTCCCAGCGTCATTTGCGGGCCCGGCCGCATAGACGAGGCGCATCAGCCGGACGAATATATAGAAGTCGGCGAGCTCGCGGCCTGCGTCGACTTCATGCGCGGGCTCGCCCGCGAGCTCGGCGCCTGA
- the yajC gene encoding preprotein translocase subunit YajC: MKLIQTAQAQTAPAQTDAPAAPPAPPVPAAPLAPTATSAPPVPPSTTVQTAPDSGAPPAAPAPDMITQLVPLLFVTLIVYFIVLRPQARRTKEQKDSLKNVRRGDTVVTSGGLIGKVTKTIDDAEVEVEIAQNIRVRVLRSAIAEVRAKGEPVKDQAASR; the protein is encoded by the coding sequence ATGAAATTGATCCAGACCGCCCAAGCTCAGACGGCCCCTGCTCAGACCGACGCTCCTGCGGCGCCTCCCGCTCCGCCCGTCCCCGCCGCTCCCCTCGCGCCGACGGCTACCTCGGCGCCGCCCGTCCCGCCCAGCACGACAGTGCAGACGGCGCCGGATTCGGGCGCGCCCCCGGCGGCTCCGGCTCCCGACATGATCACGCAGCTCGTGCCGCTGCTGTTCGTCACGCTGATCGTCTATTTCATCGTGCTGCGTCCGCAAGCGCGCCGCACGAAAGAGCAGAAGGACTCGCTCAAGAATGTGCGGCGCGGCGACACGGTCGTCACCAGCGGCGGGCTGATCGGCAAGGTCACTAAGACCATCGACGACGCCGAGGTCGAGGTCGAGATCGCGCAGAACATCCGCGTGCGCGTGCTGCGCTCCGCCATCGCCGAGGTGCGCGCCAAGGGCGAGCCGGTGAAGGATCAGGCGGCCTCGCGCTAG
- the secD gene encoding protein translocase subunit SecD, whose protein sequence is MLRFATWKIIAILALTLAAVLVVVPSMLAPASVKALENALPSWAQPRTIVLGLDLQGGSYVMLEVDKASVLHTQVTNLRDDVRRILREEKVAITGGIGAQARGVQLRIPDAAERAKVLPKFRNLAQGFGAKIGGAPPLEVRDSGDGLVQIVVTDSGVTDKVRHAVDQSIEVIRRRVDALGTREASIQREGDDRIIVQVPGLQDPEQLKTILGQTAKLEFRLVAEPGQSPSELEELEQADQSGKIAIEKQVMVQGEDLTDAQPGFDQQRGGEPVVNFRFNIRGAQKFGEVTSKNVGRLFAIVLDNKVISAPRILQPITGGSGQISGHFTVEQANNLSILLRAGALPAKLDIIEERTVGPGLGQDSIDAGKRAAYVGAGLVVVYMLITYGVFGIFANLALFVHIAFIFAGLVLLGSTLTLPGIAGIVLTIGMAVDSNVLIYERIREEQHGGRSILAALDAGFNRAFATIVDSNVTMFVAAAILYFLGSGPVRGFAVSLALGILTTIVTAVTMTRMMIAIWYHYARPTRLPI, encoded by the coding sequence ATGCTGCGCTTCGCCACCTGGAAGATCATCGCCATTCTGGCGCTGACGCTCGCCGCCGTTCTCGTCGTCGTCCCCAGCATGCTCGCGCCGGCGAGCGTCAAGGCGCTCGAAAACGCCCTGCCCTCCTGGGCGCAGCCCCGCACCATCGTGCTCGGCCTCGATCTGCAGGGCGGCTCCTATGTGATGCTCGAGGTGGACAAGGCCTCGGTGCTGCACACGCAGGTGACCAATCTGCGCGACGATGTGCGCCGCATTCTGCGCGAGGAGAAGGTCGCCATCACCGGCGGCATAGGCGCGCAGGCGCGCGGCGTGCAGCTGCGCATCCCCGACGCCGCCGAGCGCGCCAAGGTGCTGCCGAAGTTCCGCAATCTGGCGCAGGGCTTCGGCGCGAAAATCGGCGGCGCGCCGCCGCTGGAAGTGCGCGATTCGGGCGATGGCCTCGTGCAGATCGTCGTCACCGACTCCGGCGTGACCGACAAGGTCCGCCACGCCGTCGATCAGTCGATCGAGGTGATCCGCCGCCGCGTCGATGCGCTGGGCACGCGCGAGGCCAGCATTCAGCGCGAGGGCGACGATCGCATCATCGTCCAAGTGCCGGGCCTGCAGGACCCGGAGCAGCTCAAGACCATCCTCGGTCAGACCGCCAAGCTGGAATTCCGCCTCGTCGCCGAGCCGGGCCAGAGCCCTTCGGAGCTGGAGGAGCTCGAGCAGGCCGATCAATCCGGCAAGATCGCCATCGAGAAGCAGGTCATGGTGCAGGGCGAGGATCTGACCGACGCCCAGCCCGGCTTCGACCAGCAGCGCGGCGGCGAGCCGGTGGTCAATTTCCGCTTCAATATTCGCGGCGCGCAGAAATTCGGCGAGGTCACATCCAAGAATGTCGGCCGGCTCTTCGCCATCGTGCTCGACAATAAGGTGATTTCGGCGCCGCGCATCCTGCAGCCGATCACCGGCGGCTCCGGCCAGATATCCGGCCATTTCACCGTCGAGCAGGCCAACAACCTCTCGATCCTGCTGCGCGCCGGCGCCCTGCCCGCCAAGCTCGACATCATCGAGGAACGCACAGTCGGCCCCGGCCTCGGCCAGGATTCGATCGACGCCGGCAAACGCGCGGCCTATGTCGGCGCCGGCCTCGTCGTCGTCTATATGCTCATCACCTATGGCGTGTTCGGAATCTTCGCCAATCTGGCGCTCTTCGTCCATATCGCCTTCATCTTCGCCGGCCTCGTGCTGCTCGGCTCGACGCTGACATTGCCGGGCATCGCCGGCATTGTGCTGACGATCGGCATGGCGGTCGACTCCAACGTGCTGATCTATGAGCGTATTCGCGAGGAGCAGCATGGCGGCCGCTCGATCCTCGCCGCGCTGGACGCGGGCTTCAACCGCGCCTTCGCGACCATCGTCGACTCCAATGTCACAATGTTCGTCGCCGCGGCGATCCTCTATTTCCTCGGCTCCGGCCCCGTACGCGGCTTCGCCGTGTCGCTCGCGCTCGGCATTCTGACGACTATCGTGACCGCCGTCACCATGACGCGGATGATGATCGCGATCTGGTATCATTACGCGCGCCCGACGCGCCTGCCGATCTGA
- the secF gene encoding protein translocase subunit SecF produces MKLLRLAPENTKFPFMRFRRVSYPFSAVLSICSILLFIFSGMNFGIDFAGGTVIELRAKAGQAEIATLRQTIEKLELGDVEVQSFGNQSDATVRFGPQKGGDSAQQAAVEKVRGSVGSDYELRRVEVVGPRVSGELVQSGTLGVVLSIVAVLTYLWFRFEWQFAVGAVIATMHDLLLTVGFFSLTHLEFNTTSIAAILTIVGYSLNETVVVLDRIREMMRKYKKMPTDQMIDLSINAVLPRTIMTATTVFLALFSLAIFGGHVIRSFSLAMIWGIFVATYSSVFICSPMLIYLGLRNEDADKAPEATPSKAAAKATTRAKPKAA; encoded by the coding sequence ATGAAGCTGCTGCGTCTCGCCCCGGAGAACACCAAGTTCCCCTTCATGCGGTTCCGCCGCGTGAGCTACCCCTTCTCGGCTGTGCTCTCGATCTGCTCAATTCTGCTGTTCATCTTCAGCGGCATGAATTTCGGCATCGACTTCGCCGGCGGCACGGTCATCGAATTGCGCGCCAAGGCCGGCCAGGCCGAGATCGCGACGCTGCGCCAGACGATCGAGAAGCTCGAGCTCGGCGACGTCGAGGTGCAATCCTTCGGCAATCAATCCGATGCGACCGTCCGCTTCGGACCGCAGAAGGGCGGCGATTCCGCCCAGCAGGCGGCGGTCGAAAAGGTTCGCGGCTCGGTCGGCTCGGACTATGAGCTGCGCCGCGTCGAGGTCGTCGGCCCGCGCGTCTCCGGCGAGCTGGTGCAATCGGGAACGCTCGGCGTCGTGCTGTCGATCGTCGCCGTGCTCACCTATTTGTGGTTTCGCTTCGAATGGCAATTCGCCGTCGGCGCGGTGATCGCGACGATGCACGATCTGCTGCTCACGGTCGGCTTCTTCTCGCTCACCCATCTCGAATTCAACACGACGTCGATCGCGGCGATTCTGACCATCGTCGGCTACTCGCTGAACGAGACCGTCGTCGTGCTCGACCGAATTCGCGAGATGATGCGCAAATACAAGAAGATGCCGACAGATCAAATGATCGATCTCTCGATCAACGCCGTGCTGCCGCGTACGATCATGACGGCGACGACGGTGTTTCTGGCGCTTTTCTCGCTGGCGATCTTCGGCGGCCATGTGATCCGCTCCTTCTCGCTCGCGATGATCTGGGGCATTTTCGTCGCCACTTATTCCTCGGTCTTCATCTGCTCACCCATGCTGATCTATCTCGGCCTGCGCAATGAGGATGCCGACAAGGCGCCGGAGGCGACGCCGAGCAAAGCCGCCGCCAAGGCGACGACGCGCGCCAAGCCCAAAGCGGCCTGA
- a CDS encoding MTH938/NDUFAF3 family protein, with the protein MAEQGRGFVPGRHRIETYGGGGFRFAEMSHRGSLLALPSGIHALEAVSAAEIDEATLAPLFDESAGAVELLIFGSGENLRPPSAALRARLKQAGIMVEAMATGAAVRTYNMLLDEDRRVAAVLIVV; encoded by the coding sequence ATGGCCGAGCAGGGTCGAGGCTTCGTTCCGGGCCGCCACAGGATCGAGACCTATGGCGGCGGCGGCTTTCGCTTCGCGGAAATGTCGCATCGCGGCTCGCTGCTCGCCCTGCCCTCCGGGATTCACGCCTTGGAGGCCGTCTCCGCGGCGGAGATCGACGAGGCCACGCTCGCGCCGCTCTTCGACGAGAGCGCCGGCGCGGTCGAGCTGCTGATCTTCGGCTCGGGCGAGAATTTGCGACCGCCTTCGGCCGCCTTGCGCGCGCGGCTGAAGCAGGCGGGAATCATGGTCGAGGCCATGGCCACCGGCGCGGCCGTTCGCACCTATAATATGCTGCTCGACGAGGACCGCCGCGTCGCCGCCGTGCTGATCGTGGTGTGA
- a CDS encoding squalene/phytoene synthase family protein, which produces MDEAATTERETELADHYRHCEAALREQDLDLWLACLFAPAQARPHLHAIGAFCAEISSVRARVSQPILGEMRLRWWYDSLEAPADSEGARAHPIADALIDTLDRSAIPRDEVVELLEAHSFDLYDEQMESLAALEIYCDRVFGAPLRWRARVIDAEDAARQEEALRLAGRAYGLTAILRALPRHLALGQRFLPLDLLARRRAESDFVEAKLTPALAAAMAELRGKARDYFEKARKAVRGESAARAALLPAALIPLYLSAMERKGFDPLHMIAEPAQWRRQWRLWRAARGRGI; this is translated from the coding sequence ATGGATGAGGCCGCGACGACCGAGCGCGAGACGGAGCTCGCCGACCACTACCGCCATTGCGAGGCGGCGCTGCGCGAGCAGGATCTCGACCTCTGGCTCGCCTGCCTGTTCGCGCCGGCGCAAGCGCGGCCGCATCTCCATGCGATCGGCGCTTTCTGCGCGGAGATTTCCAGCGTGCGGGCGCGCGTCTCGCAGCCGATTCTCGGCGAGATGCGGCTGCGCTGGTGGTACGATTCGCTGGAGGCGCCCGCCGATAGCGAGGGCGCCCGCGCCCATCCGATCGCCGACGCGCTTATCGATACGCTCGACCGCTCCGCCATCCCGCGGGACGAGGTCGTCGAGCTGCTCGAGGCCCATAGCTTCGACCTCTATGACGAGCAGATGGAGAGTCTCGCGGCGCTGGAGATCTATTGCGACCGCGTTTTCGGCGCGCCTTTGCGCTGGCGCGCGCGCGTCATCGACGCCGAGGATGCGGCAAGGCAGGAGGAGGCGCTTCGACTCGCCGGGCGCGCCTATGGCCTCACGGCGATTCTGCGCGCCCTGCCCCGCCATTTGGCGCTAGGACAGCGATTTTTGCCTCTCGATCTGCTCGCGCGCCGTCGCGCCGAGAGCGATTTCGTCGAGGCGAAGCTCACGCCCGCGCTCGCCGCAGCTATGGCGGAGCTGCGCGGCAAGGCGCGCGATTATTTCGAAAAGGCGCGCAAAGCCGTGCGCGGCGAGAGCGCGGCGCGTGCGGCTCTGCTGCCCGCCGCATTGATTCCGCTCTATCTCAGCGCGATGGAGCGCAAAGGCTTCGATCCGCTGCACATGATCGCCGAGCCGGCGCAATGGCGGCGGCAGTGGCGGCTGTGGCGCGCGGCAAGGGGGCGCGGCATATAG
- a CDS encoding ActS/PrrB/RegB family redox-sensitive histidine kinase produces MTNTADADFGHQARQLRVDTLIILRWLAIAGQTFATLVTFFYFQFDFPIGLSFIAIATSACLNAALRLATTRTFRLDDGEAALLLSYDILQLSALLYLTGGVANPFAMLFLAPVMISAVSLPRKLTILLGVLMIAAATILTVEFQPLPWYEGVELHFPLLYRTGVWTALVLSAAFVGLYAARVSDEARQLSTALAATELVLEREQHLSQLDGLAAAAAHELGTPLATIAVVTKELQNSALASAPALADDLALLAQEARRCRDILRKLVSLGQADTGGLLDMQTLETMLEEVVEPHRAFGVDIELTRRGPPQEPSFSRNPGIVYGLGNLVENAVDFARSRVRIEALWSKELVVIVIEDDGPGFSQAILNRLGDPYVSGRPTDRRTKNEPGSGLGLGLFIAKTLLERSGATVTTANVQAPQTGAKVTISWPRAALERSIANGEGGGHERGFDQGPDRGGDQQTPSSDAA; encoded by the coding sequence ATGACCAACACCGCGGACGCCGATTTCGGCCATCAGGCCCGCCAGCTTCGCGTCGACACGCTCATCATCCTGCGCTGGCTGGCGATCGCCGGCCAGACTTTCGCGACGCTCGTCACCTTCTTCTATTTTCAGTTCGATTTTCCGATCGGGCTGAGCTTCATCGCCATCGCGACCTCGGCCTGCCTCAACGCGGCGTTGCGCCTCGCCACGACGCGCACCTTCCGCCTCGACGACGGCGAGGCCGCGCTGCTCTTGTCCTATGACATATTGCAGCTCTCGGCCCTGCTCTATCTCACCGGCGGAGTCGCCAATCCTTTCGCCATGCTGTTTCTGGCGCCGGTGATGATCTCGGCCGTGTCTCTGCCGCGCAAGCTGACCATTCTGCTCGGCGTGCTGATGATCGCCGCGGCGACGATATTGACCGTCGAGTTTCAGCCCTTGCCCTGGTACGAGGGCGTCGAGCTGCATTTCCCGCTGCTCTATCGCACCGGCGTGTGGACGGCGCTGGTGCTGAGCGCGGCCTTCGTCGGCCTCTATGCGGCGCGCGTCTCCGACGAGGCGCGGCAATTGTCGACGGCCCTGGCGGCGACGGAGCTGGTGCTCGAGCGCGAGCAGCATCTCTCGCAGCTGGACGGCCTGGCGGCCGCCGCCGCGCATGAGCTCGGCACGCCGCTCGCCACGATCGCGGTCGTCACCAAGGAGTTGCAAAACTCGGCGCTGGCCTCGGCCCCGGCGCTCGCCGACGATCTCGCTCTGCTGGCGCAGGAGGCGCGGCGCTGCCGGGACATTCTGCGCAAGCTCGTCTCGCTCGGCCAGGCGGACACCGGCGGCCTGCTCGACATGCAGACGCTGGAGACCATGCTCGAGGAAGTGGTCGAGCCGCATCGCGCCTTCGGCGTCGACATAGAGCTGACGCGGCGCGGCCCGCCCCAGGAGCCGAGCTTCTCGCGCAATCCCGGCATCGTCTACGGGCTCGGCAATCTCGTCGAGAACGCCGTCGATTTCGCCCGCTCGCGCGTGCGCATAGAGGCCTTATGGTCCAAGGAGCTCGTCGTCATCGTCATAGAGGATGACGGCCCCGGCTTCTCACAGGCGATTCTCAATCGCCTCGGCGATCCTTATGTCAGCGGACGCCCGACCGATCGGCGCACCAAGAACGAGCCGGGCTCCGGCCTCGGCCTCGGCCTCTTCATCGCCAAGACGCTGCTCGAGCGCTCCGGCGCGACCGTGACCACGGCCAATGTGCAGGCCCCGCAGACAGGCGCCAAGGTGACGATCTCCTGGCCGCGCGCGGCGCTGGAACGCTCTATCGCCAATGGCGAGGGAGGCGGGCACGAGCGCGGCTTCGACCAGGGCCCGGACCGCGGCGGGGACCAACAAACGCCTTCGTCCGACGCTGCGTGA
- a CDS encoding ActR/PrrA/RegA family redox response regulator transcription factor — protein sequence MDFDAAVEATLGELPQERSLLIVEDDKPFLGRLTRAMEARGFLVTAVESVADGLAAVEAAPPAFAIIDMRLGDGNGIDVISSLKEKRPDARGIILTGYGNIATAVTAVKLGAFDYLAKPADADEIYHALMATKIDKPDAVDNPMSADRVRWEHIQRVYESCDRNVSETARRLNMHRRTLQRILAKRAPR from the coding sequence ATGGATTTCGACGCGGCCGTGGAGGCCACGCTCGGGGAGCTCCCGCAGGAGCGCTCGCTGCTGATCGTGGAGGACGACAAGCCCTTCCTCGGCCGGCTCACGCGCGCCATGGAGGCGCGCGGCTTTCTCGTGACCGCGGTGGAGAGCGTCGCAGACGGCCTCGCCGCCGTCGAGGCGGCGCCGCCCGCCTTCGCCATCATCGACATGCGGCTCGGCGACGGCAATGGCATAGACGTCATCTCGTCGCTCAAGGAGAAGCGGCCGGACGCTCGCGGCATCATCCTCACCGGCTATGGCAATATCGCCACGGCGGTGACGGCGGTGAAGCTCGGCGCCTTCGATTATCTGGCCAAGCCCGCCGACGCCGATGAAATCTATCATGCGCTGATGGCGACCAAGATCGACAAGCCCGACGCGGTCGACAATCCCATGTCGGCGGATCGCGTGCGCTGGGAGCATATTCAGCGCGTCTATGAGAGCTGCGACCGCAATGTGTCGGAGACGGCGCGTCGGCTCAACATGCATCGCCGCACGCTGCAGCGCATATTGGCCAAGCGCGCGCCGAGATGA
- a CDS encoding MmcB family DNA repair protein, whose amino-acid sequence MESASPLESLREQNARLVTRGARRYLRAAGFSVLAELPLPGGRRADLVALAPDGALRIIEVKSSLADFRADRKWMDYRLHCDRFYFAIPCDLSEEAFPMDAGLIVADAHGAMLTREAPVHKLAPASRKAMLLRFAGAAAERLHHALHRDEF is encoded by the coding sequence ATGGAGTCCGCCTCTCCGCTCGAAAGTTTGCGCGAGCAAAACGCTCGTCTCGTGACGCGCGGCGCGCGGCGCTATTTGCGCGCGGCCGGGTTTTCTGTGCTCGCGGAACTGCCGCTGCCGGGCGGGCGGCGCGCCGATCTCGTCGCTCTCGCGCCGGATGGCGCATTGCGCATTATAGAGGTGAAGAGCTCGCTCGCCGATTTCCGCGCCGATCGCAAATGGATGGACTATCGCCTCCATTGCGATCGGTTCTATTTCGCCATTCCCTGCGATCTCTCGGAGGAGGCTTTTCCCATGGACGCCGGACTCATCGTCGCCGACGCGCATGGCGCCATGCTGACGCGCGAGGCGCCGGTCCACAAGCTCGCTCCGGCCAGCCGCAAGGCCATGCTGCTGCGCTTCGCCGGCGCGGCGGCGGAGCGGCTTCATCACGCCCTGCATCGCGACGAATTCTGA
- a CDS encoding polyamine ABC transporter substrate-binding protein: MRILAACLLALGGAMGAQGAERVVNIFNWSDYIDPRVLEDFTRETGVKVIYDTYDSNEILETRLLAGAAGYDVVVPSATFLQRQIKAGVYRPLDKSKLKNIDNVWPEIAQRLSRYDPGNAHAVSYMWFTTGVAYNVAKIKERIGDKPIASWDQVLKPENLRKFADCGVYVLDSPEDLFSITLNYLKLDPNSKEPGDIRRAADLLSGLRRHIKKFHSSEYINALANGDICLAIGWAGDSFQARNRAREAANGVEIAYVIPQEGTLMSLDSLAIPKDAPHPDEAHLFIDYLLRPEVAARNTKITNFANGVGASRPLVDKEIAENPAIYPDAATMKRLFTVTAPDQPIQKIVTREWTRVKTGR; the protein is encoded by the coding sequence ATGAGAATCCTCGCCGCATGTCTGCTCGCGCTCGGAGGCGCCATGGGCGCACAGGGCGCCGAGCGGGTCGTCAACATCTTCAATTGGAGCGATTATATCGACCCGCGCGTGCTCGAGGACTTCACCCGCGAGACAGGCGTTAAGGTCATCTACGACACCTATGATTCCAACGAGATATTGGAAACGCGCCTGCTCGCCGGCGCCGCCGGTTATGATGTCGTCGTCCCCTCGGCGACCTTTCTGCAAAGGCAGATCAAGGCCGGCGTCTATCGCCCGCTCGACAAGAGCAAGCTCAAGAATATCGACAATGTCTGGCCGGAGATCGCGCAGCGTCTCTCGCGCTATGATCCAGGCAATGCCCATGCTGTAAGCTATATGTGGTTCACCACCGGCGTCGCTTATAATGTCGCCAAGATCAAAGAGCGCATCGGCGATAAGCCGATCGCCTCCTGGGACCAGGTGCTGAAGCCGGAAAATCTTCGCAAATTCGCCGATTGCGGCGTCTATGTGCTCGATAGTCCCGAAGATCTCTTCTCGATCACGCTCAATTACCTGAAGCTCGATCCCAATTCCAAGGAGCCCGGGGACATTCGGCGCGCCGCCGATCTGCTCTCCGGCCTGCGGCGGCACATTAAGAAATTCCACTCCTCAGAATATATCAACGCGCTCGCCAATGGCGACATTTGCCTCGCCATCGGCTGGGCCGGCGATAGCTTCCAGGCGCGCAATCGCGCCCGCGAGGCCGCCAATGGCGTCGAGATCGCCTATGTCATCCCGCAGGAGGGGACGCTGATGTCGCTCGACAGCCTCGCCATCCCCAAGGACGCGCCGCACCCCGACGAGGCGCATCTCTTCATCGATTATCTGCTGCGGCCGGAGGTCGCCGCCCGCAACACCAAGATCACCAATTTCGCCAATGGCGTCGGCGCCTCGCGGCCGCTGGTGGACAAGGAGATCGCCGAGAATCCGGCGATCTATCCCGATGCGGCGACGATGAAGCGTCTCTTCACCGTCACGGCGCCGGATCAGCCGATCCAGAAAATCGTCACCCGCGAATGGACGCGGGTGAAGACCGGCCGCTGA